The Amia ocellicauda isolate fAmiCal2 chromosome 16, fAmiCal2.hap1, whole genome shotgun sequence nucleotide sequence cacaaacccaaaagAAAATACACGAGGTGCAAGCAGAATCCCCCATTCGTCAATATTAATCAGGCCTTTAGTAATGACCGCGGCGTGTTTTTCACCGAGAAGCCGAAAACCTACCAAAACAGCTTCCAATCGCAGCCACCTCGATCTTACGTCCTCATATCTTTCCGAAATAAAGTCACTGAAATCCTCTTACAAAATTGAAAATGCCCCTTCGATATGAAGCCAAGGCCCCTCTGAGGCCATCACATGCAGTATAATGTCTGTAAAGACTATTACCCAGTATCAATATCTCTTTTGGTGTAGTGCAGATAACACACTTGAGATCACTCAGGTTAATGCGACTCACAAGATAAACACCTTCATACTATCTTTAAGACATACTGTACAATTTGTTACAATTTGTACAATTGTACTAATATAAAAGTCAGGATTTAAATAGTTACATGGTTTTTAAAGTTACTGCCATTTCATACCATatcaattcattttaatttcatgtattgtattgcaccacattcttaaaaaaattgGGTTCTTAAAGGGTTCTTTGCAACATTCAATGGCTGCAGAGAACCGTTTTCATTCTCAAGTGCAGAAAGGGTTCTTTATACTACTAACAGTTCTTTATAGAACCCTTTCCATAAACCCAGCAACATAGGAAGCCACCTCAGCCAATCAGCTACCAGGGCGCCCTGATCGGCTCCAACCAGGTGCTTCACCTTGCTGAGACAAAAGCCCTTCATCACAACAAGAATAGTCCGAACTGAGGTGGGTCCAAATTATTACTTCATAAAATAGATtggtaatatattaataatcttCAGAGTTTGTTTTACAATTGTTAATGAAGATAATGCTTAATAAACTCTACAAGAAACTATACAGTattcaaaagtaaaataaataccatgattaaagcaaaactaaataaatgccagtaaataaaaaaaaagtgtcgttatattattatcattataattaataCTATTTATGGTTATTAAGTTCAAAGTCAGTCGGTGAAATGCCTTCAGATGTCAAGTTTAATTAAGCAACTAAAGTAGGATATTATTTATGTCGTATTATAGGGTATTATTTAGTAATATTTTTCgtgttaaatttgtattttaaacttaaCTTTTCTATTGATATggcaatttagtttttttttattaaaatataaccgTATATACTTTAGCCTATAACACACACGCTCATATAGTTTAATACATTTCGCTTTTTAGTGAAGAAActctatatacactgtattttcTTCCTCAACTCCATATTGTGATTGATCCTAATCCATATTGATGTTGAAACAGCCTCTCCTTATCCCGCCAGGAGGGCTTTGTTCGTATCGCGTTTGACCGGGTGGATTTATGCAAATTAAGTGCATGATGTAGTGGATTGTGGGTATTGCCATCGTTTTAATTAATCAGGCACTTCAAAGTAGCGTTTTTTAATTCCATCTTCACTGATAGAGTGATGCTAATACGGGCTCTTAGTagtgtaaaattaaaaatacttgTGAGTTTGCAaggcattttaattttaaacgtttACAGATGTATAATgcgttctttaaaaaaaatatatatatcccgTCCTTTCCTGTCCATTGAAGTGATTTATAATGAACTCTTTGTGTTTAATGCAATCAAGAAAATTATTGCATAGGTCTTATTTAAAGCATATAGatagtattatattattattagtagtagtaatagtagtaataatactaatgttaTTAATACtaatgttgctgttgttgttaaaGGAAAttcttatttattgatttatttatttattacttaattTATGTATATTACAGATTATGACTTATTTTGCACACTGGACACCAGATGAAGTTTGGTAGTGGCTGGAGAATAAGGGACTTGGAGAGATCAGAAATATATTTCTTGGTGAGGCACAATGAATGGCATCACATTTTTATCAATGTCCATATTGTCCAGTGAAAAAGTGTTCCTATGCCAAATATCTCACTCATTTACAAGTGTACCATGAAAACGAACCCAATTTCAACGCAGTTTGTGGACCCTCCCACATAGGTATATCCTTTAAGCCAGGAGATGAAGCAGACTATAACACACTGGACTGCTGCCATGATGCAGACTAGAATCTCTTCATTACACTTCACCACCATCCTGCCAAAAGGTTATTACAGCCCTTTAGTCCTGTAATAAAATTGAGTATGAATTatgtttgtatattttcataATCACTAACCGTCAGACTGTGAACTGACCATTGCCTTGAATAAAATTACCTGCATTGGCGACACTTGCCTTTCGCAGAGTTAAAGTAATCGATACAGCCAAATTAATGTCTGTATGCAACCACTAGACACAATGTATTGCGGTTTAAAACCACACCAGACCACCAAAAAGAGGTCATTTTACAAATAAGGACAATTTAACAAACCATTTTAATATGCCTTGGTCTTTATGCAGAGCATGAAATAGAATGGCTTACATTAGGAGTCATGACAGAGAGGCTGACCAGAATTGTTCGGAAATCATCCAGCCACAAGCCAGTAACACTCAAGCAAACTGGCAGGCTAGTTGTAAGTTTTCTACATGGCATGATTAATTCCTTATTAACTGAAATGTAGAATGGAACGAGCATGTGGAAGCTGAACATTGAAACGATAAATGTTTAGTCATTgtaattatcattatcatttgtCTTAATCTGTATTTGCTTTTCGAAAACTGCAGgattgaacattttgaaaattgtGTGAAGTTgtgaattaaattgtttattACAGTCTAGAGGAGAGGCCAGGGACTTGGGAGAGGATGTGAGGAGTGTTGCAGACCATATTAGAGCAATGGCAGCTGAGGCCCAAACTAGAATTAGTCCAGGAGAAGATGAGGAGCAGCCAGGGACATCGCAGGGACTTCATAGCCAGGCGCACCACCAGTGAAGTCCTTGAGAAATTCCCTAGCCTAAGAATTCCAAAATTGGTAATTGCTGGCATTTTATGCTGGAATGCTGCATGTACAATATTGTGTGTATTGTAAGAACATTGTATATCcttatttattattgatattgaGGTGGTAAAAACATATGGTGAATTccagaaaatgtttttccttgacttgTGTTTTGTGCAATTTGTTCAGGTGGACACTGACAGAATGGTAGGAACACAGCTGAATAAGATGGCACCTCAAATTCTGAACAGAGCGCTTACATCTAAGTTGAAGGATCAGTGTCTTTAACTTCTTCAAGACTATCTGGACGAATGCGAGCAGAAAGGTTAATGTTTCTGATTAGTGAGCCTGTCTCAAATACATTCTGAATACGTAATAGAATATGTAACTAAAATTTCCaagtgttttaaatatgttctGTATATTGCCTTTTGTGGCTGCCATTTTACTCTTGCCATCTCTCTTCAGAGAAGATGAGTCTATGTTTACAGTTGAAGAGGTATGTATCAAACTCAAATTAGACATAATTGAGTAGTTTTGCAATGTTTAAGGTTAGCTtggacaaaaaatatatatcacgtatatacagttaggtccataaacgccccaagaacaagcaggaactaaagacagctgcagtacaggcctggcaaaACATCACCCCGGAAAGAATTATTTTCTGAACACACataaaatagtgaaaacatctttgaaaatatttttaaaataagtttgtatatgaaatgtatgaatttataaaataaaataaatacatgattaaacaaatacatggacatttatgcctatctttatttattcatctatttatttattgcaatatttatttattaattcatttgtttcaacatgtatatatttttttcctgtttgtctctttgctatttacatttcgcagtgcgcttctacatttcgtagcgtctcttgtatttctttttctttttcaatgtgtcaaaacattgaactctgtcaatcagagctggtGGGCGGTAGCCATTGCGCTTATCGGGTGATCCCATGcattaatcatcttcatgtttaCGTTCATAATgctcttcatgttcatcttcataatcatctcaTTTTGGAACCCTCCATAAAAAGGAACTTGGTTTTGTAAACCGGCAGCTGCTGCTGAAACGGGTGTCCCTGCTTTCATGAAGGttagttctctgtgctgtgaTTTTAACTGATCTTCCGGTGTTAGATGGAATGCCATTTgagtcaatattaaataaataaataaataaataaataaggctatgaaataaataaattagaatgtataaataaatgtaaatatataaatgagtcaatatataaataaatagttttttgttgttgtttttttccaaaattgtttttcaaaagacTATTTATTTCAAGgcacttattttataatgacacatttccatttggtatattcaaatgaatggggTGTGATTATCTCAGATTCAGACCAAAGCAACAGCACCAGAACAGCATTGAATCTATAAGCAAGCTGTTGTGCGGACAATACGGAAGACATCGGTGGGCTCCGAAATACCATGCTATTCTTAGCAGATCAAATTGATCAACATAGTTTATCGGCGGATACTATTTTGGCCCGTATTGAaggctttttttaaatactcggGCGGATAAGTGCTCTTCAAGACATGGATGTCGAAGTTTTATTTAATAAgttcacatttaaaatgtactcaAATAGCATTCCATAGTTTTAGCTGCTGCTGAAACGGTCTCCCTGCTTTCCGGAAGGTCCTATATGGAGTGAGTTCACTATGCCTTGagttcactgtcaaaattagcgagcacagaaatacaacttgtaaatgaaaaactatacttatttttatactatacttttattttacgCTTACAATTCAATTCTACACTCTTTCAATATCGTTTACTTATTTGCAGTTCTCGCTGCGTGCTCACGATTCTTGCTGCGCATGTGCAGTTCTCTCTACACGCTCGCAATTCTTTTTGAGTTTTCACACTCAAAAACAACTCAGGCATCAGGCATCCTAGATGATCATCGCACTATCGAGCTCCATTCCATCAAACATGGCTGACCACTGGGcagcagagggagagaaaaatgcTTAACATGGCTtaatgacaagactgacactttccaaaGGATTGGATGCTTAAAGTGTCATGTTAAGCCCCAGCCAGATGTAATTGCGCTTATTGTTGAACTCACGTGGTTTActgtactttaaaatgtaaccatttatATTCAAACTTTATAATTAACATGACTGGCCCCACCCAGGCTGAtagacaaaatatgtaatgttcaaattgatattaaaaacaaaagtatctCGTTAAGCCTTGTTGTAGCCAAGTGTGAATTGTGCTTCATAATGAAAGTTTATATGTGGTTATTGTACTTAAGTTAAGCACTTAGATCCTAGCTTTACTAATGACAAGACCCGCACCTACCAGGCCTATACAAATGAAGAGGCCTTAACACAGTCAATATCAACTTCATGCTAGTCTTGTCTTTTAACCATTTATATCCAAATTTAATAAGTTTTAAGTACAataaaccacattaagcacAATTCAGCTTGGCTACAATACAATAGGGCTTAGAAAAGACGAGACAGTTATGCTTTTAATGTcactttaaacatccaatcttttgtgtaacagtttgAAAAGTGTCAGTTTTGTCTTTTATAGATTGGATGTAAAGGGCTGtgttttaagtacagtaagccACGTTGAGCGTTTTCTACATTAAGTGATATTCACCTTAAGTGAATTATACGCAGAGCTTAAGGTCGTAATCATAGTGTTTATGTTGGTAAAAACATATCCATCCTTTATTCATACAAGGACGTGCCTAATTGTAAACCTACAAACTTTGCAAAGTAATAGTTATGTTTAAAGTGCATTAAGCCACGTTAAGCTTTTTTTACTGGATGGAGGGCTGTCCGAGTTTAAGGGGCTGCAGCTCCCCCTGGTGTTTACCTTTGTGAcactaactctggagctgctttgctggaagtaaatggagaaaatcagaaaagtcacaaaatcattaaaaaaaatcattaaaacaaataacattttatgcagGTTCGATTGCCCCATCACcctattcttccaaaagatcCATCGGTTTGTAGTCATGCTCAAACCTgcataaagtatttttttaatgattttcgtTTACTTTTCTAATTGCATACAACTCATTAGGAGAGGTTGCAGCAGGTGAAGAACTACACACTCTGTCCCATGGGATTGCAAATTCATACTTACCTTTCCATGTGTTATTTACAGCACagttccatccatccattttcgaaaccgcttatcctgatgagggtcgtggggaagccggagctgaTCATGACAGGCATAGgacgcaaggcaggaatacacccaggatcgctgggcaacacacacacacacacacacacacacacacacacacacacacacacacatacctacagGCCAATTAACTTAacccgcatgtctttggactgggggaggaaaccagagtgcccggATGAAACCCACACGGACATGGGGAGaatatgcaaactccacacagacaggaacCCATACTAATTATTCATGTTCAATATTTTCTCCTTCAGTTTAACACTGAATAGTATTACTAACAGTAATTCTACTTTAATATATAAGCCTCTATTTTGAAAATTCTCACAATGGCACATAAAAAGACGACATCTGAGGCTCAAGATCATCACCTGATACACAGTGGTTTATAACTCTCAATAATTAAAGTGTCAGCTACTGGGTGGATTACCCAATACAGTATAATTGGGTTAGGATTTGATAGGGAGAAATTGACTCCCTCAAAAAATAGGCAGACAAAGAACACTCAAGTTCAGATTTAATGAGAATAATATCAAAGAAATTTACTCATTTATAACAAAGCACTCCGGAGATGGCCAGACGGGAAGATGCGTCTAAAGAACATACTAAAGACTATCACTCCCTTGGCTGCTGGCCAACTACATGATAATGACATTGCTAAAATaccccaaactttatcacaCTCCTTCTTTGTCTTCTCTTCTCTGTAAGGCTTTggattaaaacttttttttgtaactataataataataataataataataataataataataataataataatatcagctacacagaactactgccctTGACTTCTCTGGAACAATACACAAAGCTGAGAtgcatacatgggttacacaattttgatgcaacaaaaaatatttagcaGAGACAGGGCCAGCATCAGaataatgaaaagtaaaattaaaataaataaaagtatcgtttttttatttttactttgtttagccaagtaaaaaaaagttaattctaCAGTTGTCAATTTTCAAAGTAACCGTTAATATATAGGCCACCAAAAACCCACAGGCCGGCTCTATTTCTTTTCATATATTACAAATGATTAGATGGTTTGTGCAAGTAAACAATCCCACACAAGAAAGTGGAAAGACAttagaaaaagggggaacaaattacaaattgtTTGGCTAGCATCACTTTTATAAATTGAACATTGTTTGATGTTTGCCAAGTTTACTCCAATCGTTTCCTGTAACTCAACTAATGGCTTTGATATCTCCATGCTGGGTAGTTTACCCCAAAATTGTCCTATAAATTGGCCTATCAGTTTGATATTACATCTTTAGATGGCCGGGCCCTGTTTGTAACTTGGGAATCGGAACTTGTGCTCCTCTCAATCAGAGGAATTAATGAGTATATGTTCTCTCTCGTGTGTGAATGGAAGGAATGATCAGTTTTCATCGTGTAGGACACCCTGCCCACACTGATAACAGCTGTGTGAATTCCCTGTTAAATCTAAAGACACATTGACTGACAAACTTCTCCAACACTGTGCACAGCTTTACAGTCTATCTCCTGTGTGGATCTTTAAACAGGCATTAATCGTTGAGGAAATACTAAAACTTTTCCCACACTGACCACAGTTATATGGTCTCTCTCAAGTGTGAAATTATTCCTTTTCTTTCAGCTGTCCTGACATAATAAAACTCCCCCCACACTGCAGTAATGCCCGTCTCCTGTGTGGATTTGCAAGTGTCTTTTAAGCTGTGATGAATAAGTGAAACTCTTCTCACACTGAGTACAGGTaaatggtttctctcctgtatGAATTCGATAATGCACTTTAAGGTGTCCTGATTTAAGGAAATCCTTCCCACACTGATCACAGCTGTAAGGTCTCTCTCCTGTATGAATGCGATAATGATCTCTAAGGTGTCCTGATTGAAGGAAACGCTTCCCACACTGATCGCAGCCATAAGTTCTCCCTCTGGTGTGTATTCGATAATGATCTTTAAGCTTTTCTGATCTAAAGAAACTCTTTCCACACTGATCACAGCTGTAAGGTTTTTCTCCAGTGTGAATTTTCTGGTGTCTATTAAGATGTGAGGCTGTTCTGAAGCTCGTTCCACACTGTGCACAGTAATTACAGTGCCCAGGGTTTCCAGTGAACTCTGCTGTGTCTTTGTTCACTGCTAGTGGGCTGTAAATGCTGGAGGTCTGATTTATGGGTTGTAATGATTGTCTCTCCACTCTCCATAAACAAGGTCTCATTTCCTCCTGAAGAGGAATCCTTTGTTCTGTCTGTTGTCCTCTGCTTCCATTATCCTCTCTGTATTGTTCCAGCTGGGAGGTATCTAGCTCAGTCTCTGTGTTCTCATGTTTAACAGACTGGAGCTCAGCCTCTGTCTTATAAGCGACATCATTCAAAAGGGTGCCTTGTGTATCAGTGTAGTTAGTTCCTATAGAAGGTCCATGCGATTTATTATGGAAACATTGGGGTTTCATCTGAAGGCTAGTGTACGATTTTGAAACAAAGGCATCATTCTCATTCAGCACTACTTCTGTTTCTTCCTGTTTAATAAAAGACAGAATTTCATTGACACTTTCTACGTTTCCTGGAATCATGTTATTGAGCACCTCTCTTCTATGCTCAGATCCTGCTGATTTGTGCCTTTGTGTTATATACTCAGGTCCTGGCTCTGCCATGTGGACAGGCTGCAGCCCATTGAGCTGTTCACTCCTGAGCTGCTCATTGATTTTCCCATTGCCTTCAGCAGCTGTTAGCTCTGCATCCTGCCTCTGACTGCAGCCCCAGTCCTCCTCACAGTGCTGATGCTTAATGTAATTTGTTTCACCACCATCACAGCGATCACTGGCCTCCACAGCTCCTATAACAGAGAGAAAACAGAAGTACTGTCTGCAGCTCCACTGATACATTAGTGAGGGCCTATTTAGATTCCAGAATTACTTCCCTTCTTCAGGTAACACATCGGCAGACAGTCTATATCGGGTGGCTCTAGTACAGCTGAGTGAGACATTCCACTAAAAGGAAAAAGTTGCATGAAAGTTGAAGCTCTAACTTGAGCATTATCTCTTTTTTGCTGTAATTAACCTAAAATGTTTCACACTGCAAATCGGGTGGAGACATGGCTAGCTGGTGTGGCTTGCAAAATGTACagacatcaataaatacaatctgAGCCATTTGAGCTCAATTAATAAACAGATCTGAGCaatcatccagaactctgcagctcgtttggtattctctctgccacgattcgcacacgctaccccactgctccgctccctccactggctcctgataccggcacgcattcacacactgaccctcacctaccgctgtctcgaccacactgcaccaagctaccttcagacactcgtctctccatacatcccctccagaccactgcgttcctccagtgccagaagactaactctacctcctctccactctccttccagagcccactccttctcatccctggcccctaaatggtggaacgacctgcccaccgaagtcaaaacggcagagtccttgacctcattccggcgcttactcaagactcatcttttccgacagtacttagtatattagtccttttatccctgctagatagcacttcacagttttattatgcccCTTgcgcttttgattgttttcctccttgctccctttcccgtagcccttgactgtgaccctacatcttgacagcacttagctttcaccgtccaggatgtaggacctcacttactgtacttgtgtaaattgtaaattggaatttgtaaaatgtattttgaattgctgttttagctaaattgaatttgtaatgattgatgccttgtacttcactgtatttctgcactttgtttgcacttatgttgtaagtcgccctggataagggcgtctgccaagaaataaaaataataataataataataataataataataatctgcacCAGCAACGCAGGTTTGATTCCAGACTATGACTAGGGCCCTGTGTTTTACGATATGCCCTAGATGTCCCTGCAGCCACTCCAGTTATAATAAATAACTCACCAAATTTCACTTTGATTAAACAGAAAAATTTAAACTAATTACAAATAGTATGAATGGTATTTGAATAAACTGATACATTAAAGGGGAATTTGcaccacattttttttcttatctaaaTTCTATtagctgtatatattgttttaaatacggCAATGTTGCAAATAGTCTgaagtgaagatatatttaGTAAAATCATGATTTTCTTTTAACAAATAAGCAGCTGCCATTTTCTTTCTGGCAGACCACTCCATAACAATCTCGTTGCGCAATCAGTGACGTATGTGCGACCCTGCCGAGAAGCATGTGGTGAGGCTGGGTGTCTGTCTGACACTTGACAGCTGTACTATGTGTAAGACCTGTAGGCAATCAGTCTGtagattaattaatttttaattatgtaaaaaatcataatgatattattaataatcaccACATCTTCCAGCTATACCTGTGAAATATTATTTACAAGGAGACGGGCAGACTTGTGTAAAGCAGCAGGAATTGATTTGAAGCGTTATATAATCAATAACCAGTCCAATCTGATAGCCGGATTTATCACGTGTGTGATGTGGCACCTTCACATGACCTTCAATGTATTTGCGATGTATAGGTGAACAGCCTGTATAAATGTTTTAGAtgaactgtataatgttttatattaataatagtatgcagactgagcaaattagatttattaAGCTAGCAACAGCCaaggcagttgttcagggcataccctctagacattcctctctccactttaacttctgtttattatgataagaggaacaaCCCACAGATGTACAGTCCACAGGTTTCTGCCAGTCTGCTTTGTATCcctttgtggatttcctgttcttctctcaaggctgaagattttacattatagtgattgattacctcattgtccattgttaaagaaaacTGAGATCGGACAGTTTGTATGCCATAACAGGAAGACAACCACGGACATTCCAAAggccagagccctgacctcaaggCAACACTTCTTGGATGCATGTGACTTaccctgcccacagaaccacatgtCCTTCCTATAAAAGCTTCCTATAAAAGCTGTAAATAtcttgttgttcagagagactccgGTGGAGAGCTTGCATGTTGGGGCCTTCCAGGCAGggcatgtttaataaatatttatactcTGTGCTTTAAGACTACAATTCTTTACTGGGTTCTTCAATAGGCTTCAATGTGCACATACGCCTACTCATAAATACACTAGTTTATTCTGACATTATGTGCTTGTGTACACAGCTCTGAACATTATCTATGTGTTATATAGAttgatagttatcaaaatgcgCATCTCAATATCTACAAAGCAGTGTGTCCACTTTCTTACTTTTTTAtacaatacatgtatttattaaggtatgtatgcatgtatcaATTCATGCATTAGCACAATCACTAGAGACAATCTTTGCGCTTTCAAGTCATGCACCACAGCACAGTCAGAACAATTATTCATGTGGAAGAGACACCCTTATACTGCATTATACACAGCTATGAAACTATGGTGTCGGTTTATCATTCACCAAACACGGACCTGTGTAAATCAGTCAATAGCTGCAGACCTGTCCTTGTGTGTAATATACAGctgtggaaaaaattaagagaccgctccaagttcagaaatcagtgttaagtggtctcttcatttttttacagagctgtataacacatcacaataaaacaaacagtccATATTGTGCTAGTGACTGTGGCACATCACCCACTAATCTGCTGGTAGCACTTCTTGCTGCTGCTTCAGATTAGGCCAAGTAAAAACAGTGTCAAAATCCAGCCAATatctaaatgacaaattaagcGCTTAcatcaacaataacaatagagctttcttattttgtaagcATGGTGTGGCAACAAAAGTGCTTTGTACTTGAGGCTAGTCTAGGGCAGGGgatcccaatgtctggtgatggagggtccatttccagaggttgcatgggatggggggccacAGTAGAAAATTAACCACAGATGAAAacgaaatatgtcccaaatcataactttttattttgtatacatttctgttaggaacatttatgaattttaattgttgttttattatttccccaccaaacatcctcgagggccaCATTTGGCCCCTGGTCTAGGACCTCAACTATGTCATGTTTTTAAAACCTTGTTTTGAAACCCACCAGCCCCAACTGGATACTGTCAACATGGTGCAGCGCTCAAAAATGAGTCAAAACGCATACGAAATTGCATACATATCCTGCATCAGACACCTAGTAGTATTCAATTATATCACAGATGATTTTGTTTATTGGCTAGGATAGTGATGCAGTTcccctttaaaagaaaaagagacaaaaattgaatcaaaaacattgcaattaaataacattaaattcaGCTAAAGCACACAATTTATATTGTGTGAACTTGTGATTTATCTTTAGACCACACTTCAACAACAAGTCAACAATAGATAGACATATCCCACTAGAAAAtaacagagaaaacaaaaggcTGAGATTGACATCCAGTTAAAACATAAGGAAACTGGACACTTTTTGAGTACCACATCAATGACATAAGCTAAAGTCACATAAAACAACACATTATgcacttacttacttactgatAGGCTTATTCTCAATATAAAAAGcatgtaaattattaataataaaaaaaacagaggcTCTGTAGCTACCTGAAAACTTAAGTATATGTAGCTCATTGCTGTTTACTTTAgctcaatacaaaaatacaagatttaatgaaaaaataaagtgaacaGCAGCACAATCAATGGAAAATATCAAAAATAATAGTGCACTTCTTGTTCTAGATAACCTTGTTAC carries:
- the LOC136711854 gene encoding uncharacterized protein LOC136711854, which gives rise to MHQYLTEFNSQLASVLEDAVKTAICEITKLFEVSLTAFQLEMAQSKAGEYGLKSAGQAAPCVACRGAEVRAAEQEWRRETEDTAEVSCVQSAEGVTELYPVHFKQEGTGLESVLSEEESAAMEELRPEALLTDEGRTGKDSDRRDLQGALRVRETGAVEASDRCDGGETNYIKHQHCEEDWGCSQRQDAELTAAEGNGKINEQLRSEQLNGLQPVHMAEPGPEYITQRHKSAGSEHRREVLNNMIPGNVESVNEILSFIKQEETEVVLNENDAFVSKSYTSLQMKPQCFHNKSHGPSIGTNYTDTQGTLLNDVAYKTEAELQSVKHENTETELDTSQLEQYREDNGSRGQQTEQRIPLQEEMRPCLWRVERQSLQPINQTSSIYSPLAVNKDTAEFTGNPGHCNYCAQCGTSFRTASHLNRHQKIHTGEKPYSCDQCGKSFFRSEKLKDHYRIHTRGRTYGCDQCGKRFLQSGHLRDHYRIHTGERPYSCDQCGKDFLKSGHLKVHYRIHTGEKPFTCTQCEKSFTYSSQLKRHLQIHTGDGHYCSVGGVLLCQDS